The genomic stretch AGCTTGCATCAATATATCAACTTTAGAGTGACCTAAAAAGACAACTGGATGAGCAATCAATCATGTTACACGCCATATGCATCATAGTCCTCTAAAGTTAACTTGTAATCCAGCAACATAATGTCGATCTACCTACCACACATCGCGGCCATGTAAAACTTATTCAACTTTGTAGGGTTCTGACATCTGCAAACATTTCCTAATTGATTTATCTTGCCCCATGTAAAAAGTCCCTATATCTAAATACAATATCCAAAAATCAAGCTGAGTGACAAAACAGAAGAATATAAGAAACAAGGCTATTAATCAAATACCGTGAACTGACCTTGAACTGTTCTCGTGATTCAACTTCTAAAGTGTTGTAAAAAGCACGCTCTTCGCCAGTGAAGTCCACTGTCTTAAGTGAAACAGTCTTGGGCGGTAAGGATATGATTGGTTTCCCATCAAGCATGGTTGCTACAAGATGATAAATCATAAATGACAAATCAAAACTTAAGAGATGAACAAATCATACACTCCCGTTTTAAAATAGACAAGCTAATCAGTTCAAAATTAGTTTGTCCTAAATGTCACATATTTAACGAACggaataatacaaaagataacaaATATAACATTCAATACCAACTGCAAAGATAATAACAATTCGGCAATGGAGAATATTTTTTGTGCAGTGGAAGAGCACTACCACAATGACCATTTATGCACACAGTCGACAACCAAGCTAGATATATGAGTACTCACAATCAGGAAAATTTCAGAGTTTTCACAGGATAAGAAAAACTGCACTATAAGCCCACAACCTATACCATAttgtgaaacaaagttgtataatTTTAATTATGTAAACTATAAACTCTACATTTATGCGTCAAGCCCATCAAATTTAATCTAGTTTATTTGAATCACTGTATTCAATTTTCCTCAATTAAGCCCCATAGCAATACAAAGTTGTCACATTAGGCCCTTGCAACTTTATATCTATGACACAGGTGTTAATTTAAAACAAGAATTTTTAGCTGAAAATCAACACAAGTAATATGTGAAGCTATATGCTAATGTTTTCTGGAAAAAAAAATCCTACAAAACCAGTTGATCAAAAATAATAAGTTTCAATAATAGTTTAACATTCCATCACAGTTTACTAGTTTCTCTAATCTGTTTATTTtgaaagtgagttagtaaaatacAGGATATTTTACTTTGGTAAACAACAGAACCTTGCTGTCAATACAAACACACAGTGAGGAGAATATTAGATGCTTCTCACTAAAATTAACATGATGAGATCTGAACAATAGAGCGAATGTTTACCCCATAATTGTTATTCTGCTTAACATCTATTCAAATTATATTGGTTAAGCTCAACTAACTACTGAAATCATGACACGGTTCCATAAATTATTTGTAAAAAAACAACCTACAACTAAGGTGTCACATATGAATAAGCAAGATCAGTAGGGCAATGATAACCTATTGACTGACCTTTAGTCCGGCGTAGCATTACCGtcttcaaaacaacttgaaGCTTCTTGTAACCATTAGTTGGGTTCCTACTGATTGGAATCTTTATCATAGTGCAAAACTGCTTATATACAGCATAGGGATCGTATCTGAGAAACCTGAAATAGCTATAGAGATCCTCAACAGCATTCTGTATAGGCGTCCCAGACAAAcaccatcttcttttggctctcAAACCCCAGCAAGCCCTGGCAACCTGAGTTCGGTAATTCTTAATACTTTGTGCTTCATCAAGAATAACCCTAAACCAAGCAACTTTCGCAAGAGGTTTTTCAGGCAAGCAACTCTCTGCAGCACTTTTACATTTTGTTTTCTTAGAAGGGGCCTTTCTCTTTTTGCTGCCTGAAGAGGACACAGGTGCACCATATCGGTCAGGCTTCCCTttctcttcatcatcactatcaggaTTTGATTGTTTTGGTACCTCCATGCTTACTATGGAATATGTAGTAAGCACAACATCATATTTGGTGAGTTCATTAGGATCCTTGGTGCGATTGCTACCATGATAGATCAGAAAAGACAAATTAGCTTTACTTGTAACTTTGTTCTTCAGTTCTCCTGCCCACTGTCGCAAAACACTTGTTGGGCAAACAACCAAAGTACCAGCAGCTGGCCTTGTCTTAATCGCTACAAAAGGATTTTCTTGCTTCACTGTGTTAGTTGTCACTTTAGAGCTACATGTCTGCATCAGCTTTTTTGGATGAGGTTCAACAGAGTCAtcctcatcgtcgtcatctAGAGTTACAGCTTCACATGGCTCATTTTTAATAGTAGATGACTGTGGAACTGGTGAGCGTTCAGTAAGAATTAGTGATATGGCTGATACAGTTTTACCCAGGCCCTGAAAAGTACCGAATGACCTTAAGACACAATTGACCATTTTTCTTGGCAACATTGAAGGTATTAACTAGTATACCTGATCATCTGCAAGAATTCCACCAGAGCAATGTGAGCTACTTGTCTCCTTTTGCACCATCCATGACAAGGCAATTTTCTGTCCAAAGTAAAAACAGTTACCCAAGGATTGGTAATACTATTTTCATCATAAAATTACACAACATGAGCTGCAAGGCGAACCTGATGCCTCAATAAAGGAACTGCTAAAACCCCATCAGGTGGGTTAGCCTCAGATTTTGGCTGTGAAATATCCTGCCAATCACCAATTATGTCAAGTGTGCTGAAGAAGCAAAAAGAAAGATAGCACTAAAATCCAATGCTGTTAATTTTTCTGAGCTaatgttttttagtatataagAATATGGAAAACACAAAAGGATTGGATTGGAGATATTAGCACCTGTGActcaaaatagaaaaataagtGTCTATATGCCAATTACTAAAATGATTGAAGACGGAAGCCCtactttaaaaaaaaaacctagTATTACCAGGTTTTGAGATGTCAACGAACCAAAAAGTCTGGTTGCAATTTGTGAGCTCATGAAACATCAACGCAGCTTGTTGATTTATGACAGTTTGACAGATCAAGCTATCAGAGCAGTGAGCACTACTACAGCTTGAAAAGGTAAGACTTAGACAGAGCCAAGTAACTCTAGTAGCGAGTTGAGTTAGTACAGTGAAAAATAATAATGATTTAAAAAATCAAGACATCACTTTTCCTACATCTAGTAACCTAAACTATAGCACAAAACACAATGCATGAAAAGGTCAATCATCATCAAAAACAAAATGATGTATTCAACCAAGGTTTAGCATTTCATTCTTTCAAAGAATGTTTTACTAATGGTTATTCATTATATGTCATGTGCAGTAAAAGGGCTAAACTTAGCTGCAGCCTGATTAGTATGAGAACGCTAAACAAAGTATTAAGCTGGGAAAAATAAGCAAGCAACAGTCTAGAGGGCTATATGACCTGCAATGCGAGGCGCAGAGTGATTCTTTCATCATGTGGCTTGTATCTCATACCACCAAATGCAGGAATCATGGAATTGCTATACATGTGTTGCTGAAAATTATGATGGAACTTTCCCTGGTAAGGCAATCGGTGATCAGGAGCAGGATTCCTATTACCCTCGAGCACACATAAATCAGAAGCCCCGTCCCCATCTCTATTGAAGCAACCTCTTGATGAATTGTGAATAGAAGAGTTGTCACTTCTATATGCATATTGTTTATGCAATGCCAGAGGTTTCTGATATCCCATGTTCTTAAATGTGTGCTGGTTGCTGAAAGGAACAATTTTGGAGTCCAGCAATTGTTTTGATGTTTGACCTAAGTATTTATCAGCATCCTCTGTGGTGGAATTTCTGCTAGAGGGTATTGGAGAAGAGTCAGTGCTAGACTCGCTCTTGAAACAAATATCTTCAGACTGGTTCTGCTCACAGGATATTGACTCTGGGGAGGATACATCCATGTAAAAATCTGATAAAGATGTATCATCACAATATTGGTCCGGAGAGCCCATCTGCATAGAACCGCTTTCACATATACTCTGTGGGAACTGCTCCATCTCATATTGCTCATTGTTTTGTGAAAACCCATGGGGCAAATCATGCAGTGATCTTTCATCAACCATATCAACAGATATACAATCTGGATGAGGATATCCTCCACATTCTGCTTCCTGCATAGTAAGGCAACTACTGTTGCCATTGCGAATGCTTTCAGTTCCCTCGCCCATGTTGAACTCGGTGCAAGAAATATCAGGAACATCTGTTTTATGGGTAAGAGAAAACATGCCCATCGAAGTGAAATGGTCACCATCCTGACCAGTACTACCAAGCATCAAATCTGAGTGCTCTGTGGATATACCACCTGAGAAATCTGCACCAGGtatattaaataattaattgttcctTTTCGGAActgatatataaaatatatttttgaagAGGAAAACAGCATACAAGTGTTCATTTGTGTCTCCATGCCTTCTGTGTTGTTCTCCACTTGGAATTGTGTTTGGCCAGAGTATAGAGTTTGCTGTCGAAGGTACAAACCATTTGAGAGATCTTCATATGGAGGTCCAGCAACTTCTTCAACATTAGCATGGTTTGATGCATCCCTTGGAAAATGTTCATTGTCCAAGTTGGAAGTTCTTGATTGGTTCTGCAGATCTGCAAGGCGGtaaccaaatttttttttttgtaaattgtACATATATATTTGCTATTCAGTGAGCAATGAAAAAGTTAACAGCAATTCAGTTTCATCTACAGCCACCTTTGTATTTCTCACCGTTGCTAAAAAATTCATAAGGGCTAGCCTCTGTGTGATCAATCATTTGTTCTCCTCCGCTGAGCTCCATATGGCACTCTGAAGTGTCCACATGGGAGTAGTTTGACCAAAGATCTGCATTCTCAAACATTTCTGTTCATCTCACAAAGTGACAAGATTAGCAACAAATCAAAAATTATGGGGAAGAAAATCTGTGCATCCTGCAAAATCATATGCTAAAATGGCCAGATCATTATACCTTCATGGCTTTGGAGTAAATCTTCAGAACCATCAGTGTTGGCAGGCATCTCGAAACAACCTTGATTGACCTGTATTCAGCAACATAAGAAATACGACAGCCTAAGGTTATACAAGACTCgaaacacaaaataaaatattctaTATGCTATTTTTCTCACAACATTTAGGACCTGTTTGCTTTGCTCCCAGGCAGCTTTGACAGGCACTGTGGGTGTCCCCAGGCGTCTGATTTTGGGCGCCTGGTGATGACATCCTTGCCTGGCAACAGAGCTGCCTGGAAGCTCTGAATCAAACAGGCCGTTATGTGGTGGGCTGGAGGGATACCCT from Sorghum bicolor cultivar BTx623 chromosome 3, Sorghum_bicolor_NCBIv3, whole genome shotgun sequence encodes the following:
- the LOC8054708 gene encoding helicase-like transcription factor CHR28 isoform X3, which translates into the protein MAEEPAVGYDGFEAAGDAGAGGAEDNLSMPLGDFMAFLETEPAPPEEGGEEEEEQEQLQPGVNQGCFEMPANTDGSEDLLQSHEDLWSNYSHVDTSECHMELSGGEQMIDHTEASPYEFFSNGEKYKDLQNQSRTSNLDNEHFPRDASNHANVEEVAGPPYEDLSNGLYLRQQTLYSGQTQFQVENNTEGMETQMNTYFSGGISTEHSDLMLGSTGQDGDHFTSMGMFSLTHKTDVPDISCTEFNMGEGTESIRNGNSSCLTMQEAECGGYPHPDCISVDMVDERSLHDLPHGFSQNNEQYEMEQFPQSICESGSMQMGSPDQYCDDTSLSDFYMDVSSPESISCEQNQSEDICFKSESSTDSSPIPSSRNSTTEDADKYLGQTSKQLLDSKIVPFSNQHTFKNMGYQKPLALHKQYAYRSDNSSIHNSSRGCFNRDGDGASDLCVLEGNRNPAPDHRLPYQGKFHHNFQQHMYSNSMIPAFGGMRYKPHDERITLRLALQDISQPKSEANPPDGVLAVPLLRHQKIALSWMVQKETSSSHCSGGILADDQGLGKTVSAISLILTERSPVPQSSTIKNEPCEAVTLDDDDEDDSVEPHPKKLMQTCSSKVTTNTVKQENPFVAIKTRPAAGTLVVCPTSVLRQWAGELKNKVTSKANLSFLIYHGSNRTKDPNELTKYDVVLTTYSIVSMEVPKQSNPDSDDEEKGKPDRYGAPVSSSGSKKRKAPSKKTKCKSAAESCLPEKPLAKVAWFRVILDEAQSIKNYRTQVARACWGLRAKRRWCLSGTPIQNAVEDLYSYFRFLRYDPYAVYKQFCTMIKIPISRNPTNGYKKLQVVLKTVMLRRTKATMLDGKPIISLPPKTVSLKTVDFTGEERAFYNTLEVESREQFKEYAAAGTVKQNYVNILLMLLRLRQACDHPHLVRGYNSSSSWMSSLEMAKKLPMERQHELLNCLQSCSALCALCNDAPEDPVVTICGHVFCNQCILEQLTGDDSVCPVSNCRVRLNTTSLFSRGTLECSLSRLTCDFKSDDDTCMEMIHAEKRPGIDSSYASSKVRAALDILLSLPRIDPTQMTDSKCSIGLESEKFDGRGTSEQIDTKLTEKAIVFSQWTRMLDLLEVHLKASHVTYRRLDGTMSVAARDKAVKDFNTVPEVTVMIMSLKAASLGLNMVAACHVLMLDLWWNPTTEDQAVDRAHRIGQTRPVTVSRLTIKDTVEDRILALQEKKREMVASAFGEDKSGSRQTRLTVEDLNYLFMV
- the LOC8054708 gene encoding helicase-like transcription factor CHR28 isoform X5, producing the protein MAEEPAVGYDGFEAAGDAGAGGAEDNLSMPLGDFMAFLETEPAPPEEGGEEEEEQEQLQPGVNQGCFEMPANTDGSEDLLQSHEDLWSNYSHVDTSECHMELSGGEQMIDHTEASPYEFFSNDLQNQSRTSNLDNEHFPRDASNHANVEEVAGPPYEDLSNGLYLRQQTLYSGQTQFQVENNTEGMETQMNTYFSGGISTEHSDLMLGSTGQDGDHFTSMGMFSLTHKTDVPDISCTEFNMGEGTESIRNGNSSCLTMQEAECGGYPHPDCISVDMVDERSLHDLPHGFSQNNEQYEMEQFPQSICESGSMQMGSPDQYCDDTSLSDFYMDVSSPESISCEQNQSEDICFKSESSTDSSPIPSSRNSTTEDADKYLGQTSKQLLDSKIVPFSNQHTFKNMGYQKPLALHKQYAYRSDNSSIHNSSRGCFNRDGDGASDLCVLEGNRNPAPDHRLPYQGKFHHNFQQHMYSNSMIPAFGGMRYKPHDERITLRLALQDISQPKSEANPPDGVLAVPLLRHQKIALSWMVQKETSSSHCSGGILADDQGLGKTVSAISLILTERSPVPQSSTIKNEPCEAVTLDDDDEDDSVEPHPKKLMQTCSSKVTTNTVKQENPFVAIKTRPAAGTLVVCPTSVLRQWAGELKNKVTSKANLSFLIYHGSNRTKDPNELTKYDVVLTTYSIVSMEVPKQSNPDSDDEEKGKPDRYGAPVSSSGSKKRKAPSKKTKCKSAAESCLPEKPLAKVAWFRVILDEAQSIKNYRTQVARACWGLRAKRRWCLSGTPIQNAVEDLYSYFRFLRYDPYAVYKQFCTMIKIPISRNPTNGYKKLQVVLKTVMLRRTKATMLDGKPIISLPPKTVSLKTVDFTGEERAFYNTLEVESREQFKEYAAAGTVKQNYVNILLMLLRLRQACDHPHLVRGYNSSSSWMSSLEMAKKLPMERQHELLNCLQSCSALCALCNDAPEDPVVTICGHVFCNQCILEQLTGDDSVCPVSNCRVRLNTTSLFSRGTLECSLSRLTCDFKSDDDTCMEMIHAEKRPGIDSSYASSKVRAALDILLSLPRIDPTQMTDSKCSIGLESEKFDGRGTSEQIDTKLTEKAIVFSQWTRMLDLLEVHLKASHVTYRRLDGTMSVAARDKAVKDFNTVPEVTVMIMSLKAASLGLNMVAACHVLMLDLWWNPTTEDQAVDRAHRIGQTRPVTVSRLTIKDTVEDRILALQEKKREMVASAFGEDKSGSRQTRLTVEDLNYLFMV
- the LOC8054708 gene encoding helicase-like transcription factor CHR28 isoform X2; the protein is MAEEPAVGYDGFEAAGDAGAGGAEDNLSMPLGDFMAFLETEPAPPEEGGEEEEEQEQLQPGVNQGCFEMPANTDGSEDLLQSHEEMFENADLWSNYSHVDTSECHMELSGGEQMIDHTEASPYEFFSNDLQNQSRTSNLDNEHFPRDASNHANVEEVAGPPYEDLSNGLYLRQQTLYSGQTQFQVENNTEGMETQMNTYFSGGISTEHSDLMLGSTGQDGDHFTSMGMFSLTHKTDVPDISCTEFNMGEGTESIRNGNSSCLTMQEAECGGYPHPDCISVDMVDERSLHDLPHGFSQNNEQYEMEQFPQSICESGSMQMGSPDQYCDDTSLSDFYMDVSSPESISCEQNQSEDICFKSESSTDSSPIPSSRNSTTEDADKYLGQTSKQLLDSKIVPFSNQHTFKNMGYQKPLALHKQYAYRSDNSSIHNSSRGCFNRDGDGASDLCVLEGNRNPAPDHRLPYQGKFHHNFQQHMYSNSMIPAFGGMRYKPHDERITLRLALQDISQPKSEANPPDGVLAVPLLRHQKIALSWMVQKETSSSHCSGGILADDQGLGKTVSAISLILTERSPVPQSSTIKNEPCEAVTLDDDDEDDSVEPHPKKLMQTCSSKVTTNTVKQENPFVAIKTRPAAGTLVVCPTSVLRQWAGELKNKVTSKANLSFLIYHGSNRTKDPNELTKYDVVLTTYSIVSMEVPKQSNPDSDDEEKGKPDRYGAPVSSSGSKKRKAPSKKTKCKSAAESCLPEKPLAKVAWFRVILDEAQSIKNYRTQVARACWGLRAKRRWCLSGTPIQNAVEDLYSYFRFLRYDPYAVYKQFCTMIKIPISRNPTNGYKKLQVVLKTVMLRRTKATMLDGKPIISLPPKTVSLKTVDFTGEERAFYNTLEVESREQFKEYAAAGTVKQNYVNILLMLLRLRQACDHPHLVRGYNSSSSWMSSLEMAKKLPMERQHELLNCLQSCSALCALCNDAPEDPVVTICGHVFCNQCILEQLTGDDSVCPVSNCRVRLNTTSLFSRGTLECSLSRLTCDFKSDDDTCMEMIHAEKRPGIDSSYASSKVRAALDILLSLPRIDPTQMTDSKCSIGLESEKFDGRGTSEQIDTKLTEKAIVFSQWTRMLDLLEVHLKASHVTYRRLDGTMSVAARDKAVKDFNTVPEVTVMIMSLKAASLGLNMVAACHVLMLDLWWNPTTEDQAVDRAHRIGQTRPVTVSRLTIKDTVEDRILALQEKKREMVASAFGEDKSGSRQTRLTVEDLNYLFMV
- the LOC8054708 gene encoding helicase-like transcription factor CHR28 isoform X1; amino-acid sequence: MAEEPAVGYDGFEAAGDAGAGGAEDNLSMPLGDFMAFLETEPAPPEEGGEEEEEQEQLQPGVNQGCFEMPANTDGSEDLLQSHEEMFENADLWSNYSHVDTSECHMELSGGEQMIDHTEASPYEFFSNGEKYKDLQNQSRTSNLDNEHFPRDASNHANVEEVAGPPYEDLSNGLYLRQQTLYSGQTQFQVENNTEGMETQMNTYFSGGISTEHSDLMLGSTGQDGDHFTSMGMFSLTHKTDVPDISCTEFNMGEGTESIRNGNSSCLTMQEAECGGYPHPDCISVDMVDERSLHDLPHGFSQNNEQYEMEQFPQSICESGSMQMGSPDQYCDDTSLSDFYMDVSSPESISCEQNQSEDICFKSESSTDSSPIPSSRNSTTEDADKYLGQTSKQLLDSKIVPFSNQHTFKNMGYQKPLALHKQYAYRSDNSSIHNSSRGCFNRDGDGASDLCVLEGNRNPAPDHRLPYQGKFHHNFQQHMYSNSMIPAFGGMRYKPHDERITLRLALQDISQPKSEANPPDGVLAVPLLRHQKIALSWMVQKETSSSHCSGGILADDQGLGKTVSAISLILTERSPVPQSSTIKNEPCEAVTLDDDDEDDSVEPHPKKLMQTCSSKVTTNTVKQENPFVAIKTRPAAGTLVVCPTSVLRQWAGELKNKVTSKANLSFLIYHGSNRTKDPNELTKYDVVLTTYSIVSMEVPKQSNPDSDDEEKGKPDRYGAPVSSSGSKKRKAPSKKTKCKSAAESCLPEKPLAKVAWFRVILDEAQSIKNYRTQVARACWGLRAKRRWCLSGTPIQNAVEDLYSYFRFLRYDPYAVYKQFCTMIKIPISRNPTNGYKKLQVVLKTVMLRRTKATMLDGKPIISLPPKTVSLKTVDFTGEERAFYNTLEVESREQFKEYAAAGTVKQNYVNILLMLLRLRQACDHPHLVRGYNSSSSWMSSLEMAKKLPMERQHELLNCLQSCSALCALCNDAPEDPVVTICGHVFCNQCILEQLTGDDSVCPVSNCRVRLNTTSLFSRGTLECSLSRLTCDFKSDDDTCMEMIHAEKRPGIDSSYASSKVRAALDILLSLPRIDPTQMTDSKCSIGLESEKFDGRGTSEQIDTKLTEKAIVFSQWTRMLDLLEVHLKASHVTYRRLDGTMSVAARDKAVKDFNTVPEVTVMIMSLKAASLGLNMVAACHVLMLDLWWNPTTEDQAVDRAHRIGQTRPVTVSRLTIKDTVEDRILALQEKKREMVASAFGEDKSGSRQTRLTVEDLNYLFMV
- the LOC8054708 gene encoding helicase-like transcription factor CHR28 isoform X4, giving the protein MAEEPAVGYDGFEAAGDAGAGGAEDNLSMPLGDFMAFLETEPAPPEEGGEEEEEQEQLQPGVNQGCFEMPANTDGSEDLLQSHEEMFENADLWSNYSHVDTSECHMELSGGEQMIDHTEASPYEFFSNGEKYKDLQNQSRTSNLDNEHFPRDASNHANVEEVAGPPYEDLSNGLYLRQQTLYSGQTQFQVENNTEDFSGGISTEHSDLMLGSTGQDGDHFTSMGMFSLTHKTDVPDISCTEFNMGEGTESIRNGNSSCLTMQEAECGGYPHPDCISVDMVDERSLHDLPHGFSQNNEQYEMEQFPQSICESGSMQMGSPDQYCDDTSLSDFYMDVSSPESISCEQNQSEDICFKSESSTDSSPIPSSRNSTTEDADKYLGQTSKQLLDSKIVPFSNQHTFKNMGYQKPLALHKQYAYRSDNSSIHNSSRGCFNRDGDGASDLCVLEGNRNPAPDHRLPYQGKFHHNFQQHMYSNSMIPAFGGMRYKPHDERITLRLALQDISQPKSEANPPDGVLAVPLLRHQKIALSWMVQKETSSSHCSGGILADDQGLGKTVSAISLILTERSPVPQSSTIKNEPCEAVTLDDDDEDDSVEPHPKKLMQTCSSKVTTNTVKQENPFVAIKTRPAAGTLVVCPTSVLRQWAGELKNKVTSKANLSFLIYHGSNRTKDPNELTKYDVVLTTYSIVSMEVPKQSNPDSDDEEKGKPDRYGAPVSSSGSKKRKAPSKKTKCKSAAESCLPEKPLAKVAWFRVILDEAQSIKNYRTQVARACWGLRAKRRWCLSGTPIQNAVEDLYSYFRFLRYDPYAVYKQFCTMIKIPISRNPTNGYKKLQVVLKTVMLRRTKATMLDGKPIISLPPKTVSLKTVDFTGEERAFYNTLEVESREQFKEYAAAGTVKQNYVNILLMLLRLRQACDHPHLVRGYNSSSSWMSSLEMAKKLPMERQHELLNCLQSCSALCALCNDAPEDPVVTICGHVFCNQCILEQLTGDDSVCPVSNCRVRLNTTSLFSRGTLECSLSRLTCDFKSDDDTCMEMIHAEKRPGIDSSYASSKVRAALDILLSLPRIDPTQMTDSKCSIGLESEKFDGRGTSEQIDTKLTEKAIVFSQWTRMLDLLEVHLKASHVTYRRLDGTMSVAARDKAVKDFNTVPEVTVMIMSLKAASLGLNMVAACHVLMLDLWWNPTTEDQAVDRAHRIGQTRPVTVSRLTIKDTVEDRILALQEKKREMVASAFGEDKSGSRQTRLTVEDLNYLFMV